The genomic segment ctaactttagctagataactcacgttagctagctacgttaaaCTATACCCACAACGGCCTGCTTCCACCGACAGCTTGATTAGAGAGAGTAAGCTATATAGCTACCTAGCCACAATCTTTACATTAATGCATACCCATATTGCTTCCCCGTGGAAATCTTATATGCCGTCTTTTAGTCGTATCTTACAAATGTTGATTGAAGAGGCAAGGCTAGCTGCTCGTTTCCTCGTAAACTTTTGATGAACCGGAAGTTGATAGAGCAGCAGATAGCCAGCGTGCGTTCTGCgactcacaacaacaacaaagctgATGGATTTTGATAATCAACCAAATTAGGCACGTAACTATCTAACTGGCTAAACATTTGCCTACTTTTGTCAAACTACGAACTAGCTAACCatgtttttcttattttattttgtacatcAAGACCGTGACTTGTCCACTACACCACCAGCGGGAGAGCCTTACCTGGGACAACACATCAGAATCCTAGAATCTCCCCCTTCACTGTGGACCAAAAGTGGTCCTCCTTTTGACCGAATCATCAAAAGATTCCTTTCAAGTGCTACAGGAGGATACTCCAGAGACAATGGATGATATTGAGAGGGACAATCAACACACAGATATACTGCAGGTGCAAATAAAACAGGAGGATGGAGAAGAGCCTCACGATATAGAGGACCGTCTCAAGAGTTCTAATACCGGAGAACAGAAGCCTTGTCACATCTGCCCTGATTGTGGTAAAAGTTATACCCGTTCGGATAATCTTAAAACACACCAGAAAATTCATATGACCGAGCGGCCGTACCTCTGCTCTGAGTGTGGTAAAGGTTTTACCCGCACAGACCATCTGAAATCACACCTGAAAACACACGAAAGAAAGAAGAATAAACTTAAACACCCCTGTACTGATTGTGTGAAAGGCTTTGTCCATTTGGAGCAGCTTGAAAAACATCTGGAAAGAAATCACCTTACACACAAGGAAAAGAAACCTCACGGCTGTCCAAGGTGTGATGAGAGCTTTTCTGACCTGGAAGAACTAACAACACACTTGCCAGTACATACTGAAGAGCTGGCCCTCTACTGCTCTGACTGCGGTAAGCGGTTCTTACACAAAGGAAAATTTGAAAGAcaccagagagtacacagtggacAAATGCCATACATATGCACCCACTGTGGAGAGGGTTTTACACAGGCACATAGTTTGAAACATCACCAgcgaatacacactggagagaaaccctacCTCTGCAACGAGTGTGGGGAGAGTTTCAGACACGATGCAACGTACAGGAGACACAAGCGCAAACACGAGCTACCACTCTCTGAAAAGAAAGCCTATCCTTGCTCAGTATGTGGGAAGACTTTTACCCGCTCCGATGGAGTGATGAGGCATCTGAGGAGGTTCCATTATGGAGAGAGAGCTCTCCAGTGCTCCTGCTGCGACAAACGTTTCTTTCAACAGGACACACTAACCACACAcatgagaattcacactggagagaaaccgtacagttgctctgactgtgggagaaGCTTCTCACAAGATGGCGACCGAAAGAAACACCAGAAGAGGCACCACACTGGAGAGGGCACTTCACCTCTGACCCTCCATGTGGACGGCACAGAGACGCACAAACGcacactataacagagacatGCACACTAACAGACAATAACAGGCAGACTCGACACAAAAACAGCCCAGTGGGTAAACCAGGTTGCAATGAAGTTAATAAAGCTTTGGCTTtattttttgtgtttgtgtgtgtgtgtgatagcatGTCTCTCTCTTGTTTAATTAGAGTTCATTGGCAAGGCTAATTTTAGCCCAACTTCTCACTGTTTGTAAGATGCTTACTGCTTATTGCAGCTACTTAAGTGATCATCGCCCACTCCATTACTCTGTTACCCCTCTATTCATCCCCCCCCACTCCGTTACCCCTCTATTCATCCCCCCACTCCGTTACCCTTCTATTCATCCCCCCACTCCGTTACCCCTCTATTCATCCTCCCACTCCGTTACCCCTCTATTCATCCCCCCACTCCGTTACGCCTCTATTCATCCCCCCACTCCGTTACCCCTCTATTCATCCCCCCACTCCGTTACCCCTCTATTCATCCTCCCACTCCGTTACCCCTCTATTCATCCCCCCTACTCCGTTACCCCTCTATTCATCCCTCCACTCCGTTACCCCTCTATTCATCCCCCCACTCCGTTACCCCTCTATTCATCCCCCCACTCCGTTACCCCTCTATTCATCCCCCCACTCCGTTACCCCATCTATTCATCCCCCACTCCGTTACCCCTCTATTCATCCCCCCACTCCGTTACCCCTCTATTCATCCCCCTACTCCGTTACCCCTCTATTCATCCCTCCACTCCGTTACCCCTCTATTCATCCCCCCACTCCGTTACCCCTCTATTCATCCCCCACTCCGTTACCCCTCTATTCATCCCTCCACTCCGTTACCCCTCTATTCATCCCCTCCACTCCGTTACCCCTCTATTCATCCCCCACTCCGTTACCCCTCTATTCATCCCCCCACTCCGTTACCCCTCTATTCATCCCCCCACTCTGTTACCCCTCTATTCATCCCCCCACTCTGTTACCCCTCTATTCATCCCCCCACTCCGTTACCCCTCTATTCATCCCCCCACTCCATTACTTGTTACCCCTCTATTCATCCCCCCCACTCCATTACTTGTTACCCCTCTATTCATCCCCCACTCATTACTCTGTTACCCCTCTATTCATCCCCCCACTCCATTACTTGTTCCCCTCTATTCATCCCCCCCACTCCATTACTTTTACCCCTCTATTCATCCCCCCACTCCATTACTTGTTACCCCTCTATTCATCCCCCACTCCGTTACTCCGTTACCCCTCTATTCATCCCCCCACTCCATTACCCCTCTATTCATCCCCCCACTCCATTACTCTGTTACCCCTCTATTCATCCCCCCACTCCATTACCCCTCTATTCATCCCCCCACTCCATTACTTGTTACCCCTCTATTCATCCCCCACTCCATTACCCCTCTATTCATCCCCCCACTCCATTACCCCTCTATTCATCCCCCCCACTCCATTACTTGTTACCCCTCTATTCATCCCCCCCACTCCATTACTTGTTACCCCTCTATTCATCCCCCACTCATTACTCTGTTACCCCTCTATTCATCCCCCCACTCCATTACCCCTCTATTCATCCCCCCACTCCATTACCCCTCTATTCATCCCCCCACTCCATTACTTGTTACCCCTCTATTCATCCCCCACTCCGTTACTCCGTTACCCCTCTATTCATCCCCCCACTCCATTACCCCTCTATTCATCCCCCACTCCATTACTCTGTTACCCCTCTATTCATCCCCCCACTCCATTACCCCTCTATTCATCCCCCCACTCCATTACTTGTTACCCCTCTATTCATCCCCCACTCCATTACCCCTCTATTCATCCCCCCACTCCATTACCCCTCTATTCATCCCCCCACTCCATTACTTGTTACCCCTCTATTCATCCCCCCACTCTGTTACCCCTCTATTCGTTCACCTCTCGGCCACCTTTTTATTCACCCTTTCTTCATTGGTCTCCCCATTCTCCTTCTCTCTACTCAAAATAATCGTTTTTGTGGATTAATTTCTCAATTTCTAAGCTCCTCCCCTGCACCTCCCCCTGTCAGCCCCGCTTTAACCAGATTACAGAGGATTCTCTGCTATTAACATGCTGTTGGGGCTGTGGCCTGGCAGTGTATTGTGGTGTTCAGCTTAGCCACACACACCAAACAGATGGTAggtacagtatgagagagagagaactacctCACCACTGATCTGGGTAGAGGGAAACAGGCAGCGATGTGATCAGACAAAGGCGCAGCAGCAAATCCTTCTTCTATAGCCTTAGCCTATCTATACTCATCTCTACCTCAACCCAGCCCTCTGTCTCAGCCCTGCCTCAACCCAGCCCTCTGTCTCAGCCCTGCCTCAACCCAGCCCTCTGTCTCAGCCCTGCCTCAACCCAGCCCTCTGTCCCAGCCCCGCCTCATCCCAGCCCCGCCTCAACCCAGCCCCGCCTCAACACAACCCTCTGACCCAGCCCTGCCTCAACACAACCCTCTGACCCAGCCCTGCCTCAACACAACCCTCTGACCCAGCCTCTATTCTACTTCAGCCCTCCTCCGGTACTCCCTGGATCCTGAGTGAGCCTCCACTCCCCCCTGCTCCCCATGGCAGATATCATGGACCCTGAGGATACAATTGTAACAGAACCCAAGGATGAGGATATCATGGAACCTGAGGATAGAATCAGAACAGAACTGGAGGATAGAATTCTAATGGACCTGAGGATAGAATCGGAACAGAACTGGAGGATAGAATTCTAATGGAAACTGAGGATAGAATCGGAACAGAACTGGAGGATAGAATTCTAATGGACCTGAGGATAGAATCGGAACAGAACTGGAGGATAGAATTCTAATGGACCTGAGGATAGAATCAGAACAGAACTGGAGGATAGAATTCTAATGGAAACTGAGGATAGAATCGGAACAGAACTGGAGGATAGTTAGTGTTCATTTATCCAGAAGGTTCTGATGCTGGGGAGCCAGATGGGATTCTCATTGAGCCAGAGGAGCaacaagatgatgatgatgatgatgaacatcTTTGCCACATGGATGGGCCACTACAAGAAAACAGGAGGACAAGGATAAAGAGGTGGAGAAAAGAGAGGCAGTGATAGAGGAGATGAAGAACAGCTTCGAACGACAAGCTCCACCACGGGCAGACCGGCGGCAATCACTACCCTGTCTAGTGAGTCTGTGTACATGTGAGATGCTGTTGTAGAGGAATCTGCTTTGTCTTTGGGAGTTGTATACACAGACCAGTAGGAGTGAGTTTTCAGGGGGAGGGTCAGAGCTAGGGCTGCTGGGTTTGACCTCTGACACTCAAGATAAGTCAGTCTCTCCGCTAGGATCccctaccacaccacacaccgACCTACCACAGGGCTCTTTAGCTCCTAGCCTGAACCCCAAAGTACAGGTAGATAGCTGTTTCTTCTTTCTTAAGCACAGTGTTCTAGGAATTTCCAGGAGAACAAACAGGAGAGCAGTCGTAGGGTAAAGTCAATCAAAAATCTTACCGGTTAATTACAAGTTGCAACAGGGAGACACCACCCAGCACAGAAGCTGAGGAAATGTCTAACTggcctcttggagacaggcccttttATATCCCTATCAGACAGCACCAAATGTTCTGCAAACAgcagcctcttggagacaggcccttttATATCCCTATCAGACAGCACCAAATGTTCTGGAAACAgcagcctcttggagacaggcccttttATATCCCTATCAGACAGCACCAAATGTTCTGCAAACAGCAGCTAGAGAGATTTGATGGAAGTCAGAACAAAAAGGCAGTGactgtcagccagagaaataAAAGTTGTTACATTGCTTTGTTGTGCCTTAGCTACAGCCAGGGGACAAGGACTAATGGGATTATAATAGGCTACAGAGCAGGAGCATATGTCATTTAcacaccagggtgtgtgtgtgtgtgtatgtttacttGAGTTCCTTGTGTTGGGAATTCAGATTCATTTACTGAATTACCTGtcactcaaccccccccccccccccactcccccctTCATCTCTGTCTGCttttctttcctcctctctctctcgtgcacttttttttttctctctatctctgtgtgtgtgtgtttctctctcaggcTCAACTCACAGCGATGATGCAGTTGTCTCGTCTCCACACCACTACTAGGGCCACGTCTCCCGCCAGGCCAAACTCCCGGCAATGCATCTCATCCACTGATGATCCTGGCTGCCCGATACCAGCCAATACGGAGCGACGATCCTCCATCATTCCATCCACCATTCCAGATTCAAATGCAAACGTGGTTCCGCAGGCAGAACGTCATGTCTCCGGGgagcttgctgtgtgtgtgtgatggccaGGTGGGAGTCTTTCTGAGAACACTACTTTAGTCTCATTCTGTTCAATTAACACTTTGTTAAAAGTaaatctgtgtgtttgtgttgcagaGCGACGCCGATCGTGTGTGCCTCATCTGCCATGATGACCTGCACAGAGGAGGGAGTGGAATCAGGGAGCTGCACTGCTCTCATATCTTCCACTGCCAAGTAAGAGCAgcttgaaaacacacacacccacacacacactgtttctctctctcacacacactgtttctctctctctctctcacacacactctttctctctccctgaagTGTATATAGGAGTGGCTGTGGAGGAAGTAGGCGTGATGTGTGCAGGTGGTGCTCTTACCAGAACCACACTCCTGGAGCTCCACTCAGGTCAAAGTACCCTGAGAACCACGTAGAACAGCCTAGAACTGGACAGAACTGCCTATAACAGCCTAGAACTGGACCCAACCTCTCACAACTGCATGTAGCTGGAAAGAACTGCCTAGACAGAACTACAACGAACCGGGGCGATTTACCCAGAACTGACGAGAGCCGGTGAAGAATTGCAGAAAAACACTCAGAACTGCCTAGCGTTGTAATGATCCGTGCAGAACTGCTTAGATAAGGACAGAACTTATCCCTTAAATCTCTGAATCTAGAGTGCTGTGCTGAGAGAGCGACCTCTGTATTCCCCAAAATCCCAATAATCCAGTATCTTTTAAAATTGTTTGTGTGATAGTGTATGAGTGAAATGTATGGATGTTTTTCCCAAGGTGTTTTACTTATAAGAATCGATTCAACGTGTTTTATTTCAAGATTTTGTTTGTTTAGTCAAATAAGGGCATTTACATTATTTACATTGTATCCCATCCACGTCTTTGTTTTCCCCTAGTCATTGAATAAAATACTTGGTTGTTCTAATTGTAAAATGTATACTAAGTTGTATCATCTTTATTACTGTGTACTCCTGTGAAGGTTTCCACCACAAATATAAGGCTCTGCTGCCCCCTTTTGTGATTGTGGTACTGCAGTTAGCCCCAGCCCGCCTCGTCTCCGTGGTTACACACTGGCGGAAGTTACCGCAATCCACCTGTTGCACTTCGAACAGCAAAAGTACCTCGACAAAATCGATATTTGGCCTTGTTAAAAACTAAGCCAATCGAAGCCACGGGAAAGTTCTAGAACTAGTAGCTACATTCTATCCGTGTCAACTTTAATGGACAAACTAAAGAAAGTTTTGAGTGGCCAAGATAACAATGATGACGGCGACATATTGCAAGTAGGTAcgttttctagctagctagctactgtatgtaGTTAGCTAATATGTTGTTTTACCCTAAATAATATCTAGTTAAGTTTGGATTTATCGCTAAGCATGCTTTATCTACGTTACGAGTATAGTTGCTTAGCATAACatagtaacgttagctagaaaCACTTGTCTAGCTAGGTCAATGATGATGTTTTCTAGCTATGTTGTTTCTAAATGGTCCGGTGTTGAAACAGGCGGCGAACCAAGCCTCCACCCTGGGCTGGGGCACGCGCATGAAGGGCTTTATCGCGTGTTTCGTGCTCGGGGTCTTGTGTTCCATTCTGGTGAGTCGTCATCTCTCTCCCATCATTTCAGCATTGCGCTGACTGTCAATGACGTGTGTCACTCAGTTGTGATTCCCAAACCTCTCTCAGTAAGCCAGTACACACAGATATGTATTTATTCCAGAAAGTATGGAGGGGTTGATCTCGGAGAAATTAAAATCTGTGCATAGAGGTCTAGACACTAAGGGCAAGTTGATCGTGTCTACAGTAGAATAGGAGTCATTTGGGACCAATTGATAGTGTCTACAGTAAAATAGGGGCCGACGCTAAATTGTTCATCCTCTCACCTGGTGGCAGGGGACATGCTTGCTGTGGATTCCAAGGGTTGGTCTGATTCTGTTTGCCGTGCTGTACACATTCGGCAATGTTGCCTCTCTGTGCAGGTGAGTAGAGCGTTGTTGAGTGTGAGTGGGTGTATGTGTGGCTTATGTGGGAATTTACAAAACAGTTAGGCCTATTTTATTGTATCCCTGGGACCCTCCCCAGATCAAAGCTGACATTGTCCTTGTCCAGTTTAACACCTAAGGTGCACATGATACAGCAATCAAATGTGTAGTGCATTTGAACATTACTACAATAAAGTAAGTTTAGTAAAATAATGTGTGTATTCTCAGCACTATGTTCCTGATGGGACCCCTTAATCAGCTGAAGAGGATGTGTGCCAAAGAAAGAGCGCTGGCCACAGCTATCATGCTGGTGagaccacacaacacacacacacacacacacacacgtttgttttactatccttgtggggaccaaaacaCGTATTCCCTTTCAAAATGCTATTTTccataaccctaactcctaattctcaccctaattgtaacccctaagcctaaaatagctctttttcttgtggggaccaacaaactATCCCTAGGACTTCTGGTCccaacaaggatagtaaaaccaaaaaaaCACTGTTTTTCTGTTCATTAATTACATGCTGATtgtctctctcctgacagacctgtCTGGTGCTAACTATGTGTTCTGCTTTCTGGGTGAGTAGAACAGACACATGATACATATCCTGCACCTGTTGTGTTATCAAATGCCTGCAGGCCTTTTTAGCTAGTATGTTACTCATTAAAACTTTGTCTTACATTGTTCTACCTCAAAGTATATCTGAGTCCTgagtgcttctctctctctctacagtggaAGAATAATGGTCTAGCCTTACTCTTCTGTATTCTACAGTTTCTGGCCTTCGCTTGGTGagtggcgcacacacacacatacgtgctTGAGTAATCTCCTTCctttagtgtgtgtttgtgtggtattACATCCCTACAGTCTGCAGTCTtagtgacacacacgcacacacacacacacagagttgttCTGTGCTGAGGGCTTTTTGGCAGGCAGCTCAATGCCAGGTCCTTATTTGTAACTGAAAACAGAGTAATTATGGCCATAGCTTTTAGCCTGGCTAATCACACACGACTAATGCAGCTATCTTTGTTCTCTCAAGCACCTCCTTCACAAAGACAGgagatgcatacacacacactctctctctctctctcttgcccacatacacacacacaggggtacACACAGATGTGCAATTAGTTTACAGACATACATAAACACTATTAAAATAACTtacactgtaacacaacaaacacTCATGCATAAACTCTGTTTTCACAGACTCTCTGCCACTGACACATTTCAGATAAAGACCTTTTACAGCCCTTTGCTGTGTGTGATGTATGACGCTGACTTATGCTATACTTCTGTGTTTCAGGTATGGCCTGTCCTACATTCCATTCGCAAGGTGAGTGTTGGTTTACAGTAACTGCCGGTCCACCTCTGTCCGTAGCCTTAACTGCCGGTCCACCTCTGTCCGTAGCCTTAACTGCCGGTCCACCTCTGTCCGTAGCCTTAACTGCCGGTCCACCTCTGTCCGTAGCCTTAACTGCCGGTCCACCTCTGTCCGTAGCCTTAACTGCCGGTCCACCTCTGTCCGTAGCCTTAAGTCCTATTCACAGTATTACATCTTCCCTTCCCATTCAGTGATAGTTCAGTCCTAAAGCAAAGGCTTTTGAAGTTTTTGAAACTTGACTTTGGAGTGTTTATTCTTTTACTAATTATTATTGTTTGTTTGTTCACAGGGATGCCGTGATAAaggccttctctgtctgtctgaagtgAGGCTACAAACCTCCCTTTCGCTCTCCCTCTGAGGGGTTatgatgtgtgtgtttgggggttgGCTAAAGCCCTCAACTCTCTGGCAAACACACAGACTCCACACAGGTGTGCTGGACTGGTGCCCACTGAGTAAACACTCGTCAGCGAATGCTTTCCAGAGTAGAAGTGTAACTGAGGTATGATGTTGTGTAGAGGAATCTGTTTGTGAGGGATGCCTTATCttctctgtgggtgtgtgtggtgtcagtgtCCCTTTTAAGGTCGGTGTATATGTGcattttgtgtgtttttctaCATGGTGAGTCCAGCTCCTCTTAATTTACTGTAGGTGGAGGGTCAATGCACCACCTCTGTCATTTCTCTAACTGTAAATCAAACCAGACCAAAACTATTCAGATCTATGTTTAGGTGCCAACATGGTGTGTCTTCACTAGTTATTTGTGCTGTAGGGGTTTATTTACATGTGTTCACAATGTAcagttgactactgatcatttcACCTGCTCAGGTCTGGAAATCTGTACAGTCAGATGACCTTTTGCACCTCATCCCAAGTGCACTTACCAGGAGTCTGACTCTAAGGTCCTGCTGTTAAACGTTCTTCTAGCTGgatagatatacagttgaagtgggaagtttacatacacttaggttggagtcattaaaactcatttttcaacctctccacaaatttcttgttaacaaactataatttgaGCAAGTCAGTaagaacatctactttgtccatgacacgagtcatttttccaacaattgtttacagacagattagttaacttataattaattcactgtatcacaattccagtgggtcagaagtttacatacactaagttgactgtgcctttaaacagcttggaaaattccagaaaatgatgtcatggctttagaaacttctgataggctaattgacatcatttgagtcaattggaggtgtacctgtggatgtatttcaaggcctaccttcaaactcagtgcctctttgcttgacgtcatgggaaaatcaaaagaaatcagccaagacctcagaaaatacattgtagatctccacaagtctggttcatccttgggagcaatttccaaacgcctgaaggtaccacattcatctgtacaaacaatagtacgcaagtataaacaccatgggaccaagtgggccgtcataccgctcaggaaggagatgcgttctgtctcctagagattaatgtactttggtgtgaaaagtgcaaatcaatcccagaacaacagcaaaggaccttgtgaagatgctagagtaaacaggtacacaagtatctatatccacagcaaaacgagtcctatatcgacataacctgaaaggccctcagcaaggaagaaggcactgctccaaaaccgcataaaaaagccagactacagtttgcaactgcacatggggacaaagactgtacttcttggacaaatgtcctctggtctgatgaaacaaaaatagaactgtttggccataatgaccatcgttgagTTTGAAGGAAAaaatgggaggcttgcaagccaaaggacaccatcccaaacgtgaatcacgggggtggcagcctcatgttgtgggggtgctttgctgcaggagggactggtgcacttcccaaaatagatggtgtcatcagggaggaaaattatgtggatatattgaagcaacatctcaagacatctgtcaggaagttaaagcttggttgcaaatggacaatgacctcaagcatacttccaaagttgtggcattatggcttaaggacaacaaaatcaaggtattggagtggccatcacaaagccctgacctcaatcccatagaacatttttgggcagaactgaaaaagcatgtttgagcaaggaggcctacaaacctgactcagttacaccagctctgtcaggaggaatgggccaaaattcacccaacttattgtgggaagcttgtggaaggctacccaaaacgtttgacccaagttaaacaatttaaaggcaatgctacactcaattagtatttggtatgtaaacttctgacccactgggaatatgatgaaagaaataaaagctgaaataaatcattctctccactattattctgacatttcatattattaaaataaagtggtgatcctaactgacctgagacatggaatttttactaggattaaatgtcaggaattgatcaaaactgagttgaaatggatttggctaaagtgtatgtaaacttccgacttcaactgtacatgctgaAAAAAAGAAGGGAAGAACTGCTTCAAGTGCTCCTGAatctttcaccttttatttaaaacGTCTGTTTTTGTTTTAGTTATTTTTATTTCAACTCTGTTTCCGGGTAAACATATCTAACTGCTGTTTTCACAGTTGCATGGTTAATTAGTAGTACTATAGACAATTTAGGTTATTTTTTTTCACAGGTATTTTGGTTTACATTTCTGTGTTTTTATCATTTCTGGGGGACTTGGTTATTTTATTTCAATAATGTTTCTTGTAAACACTTCTCTTTAACTGCTGTTTTAACTCTTTCATGGTTAGTACTATAGCTGTTTTCTGGGCAGAATTAAAATATACATTCTGGCTTCAGCATGCCCTAGTCACGACCATTAAAAAACCCTCTCACTGGGGCTGTGTGACTTATGTTAACTTGCAAAAAAGAAATGCCTTACTTCACATGATTTAAACCAGGGAATCAcagcttttttatatatatactgtactactgtaactCCCCTGAGTGGCCTCTGTTTCATAAAACCCTCCCTATAGATGGTTGTTTCATCTGCAGAAGAACATGTATGATGCTATTAAACACTTGTTTTATAGAATAACATATGTTCTATATTCAGGATacattgttttaggactatggttAGTCTACTTGTCTAATATGAGCGCAGGTAGTTACAGGTTTGGAATAACTACTTTTTAAATCACGATTGTTTTTGTACCATCTGGAATCCATTCAACACTAATGTTTTACAGGGTAACGATCATTTAGCGATGTTGTAGGCTAATAATGTATGACTATGAATCATGTTTCATGTGTTCTTGTCCTGTTTGTGTGACACCATTTTacaacagaaataaacattttcaaaCTATATTGTGGAGTGTTTTTAATGTGCAAGAGTGAGCGAGTTGTACCACCTGTTTTGCCTTCCTTGGCTTTGTATTTTCTGATGGGGTCTCACTGGggtcacagccacacacacaaacgcattcCTTGTACAAAAGGTCTAAGGTGTGTATCGTGGGATTATGATTTGGTGCGTTTACCTGTGCTTTGCTTCCCACCTTTTGATATTTGCCTCGCGCTCAGTTAACGACGCTCCTTTATG from the Salmo salar chromosome ssa17, Ssal_v3.1, whole genome shotgun sequence genome contains:
- the LOC106575771 gene encoding vesicle transport protein SFT2B; translated protein: MDKLKKVLSGQDNNDDGDILQAANQASTLGWGTRMKGFIACFVLGVLCSILGTCLLWIPRVGLILFAVLYTFGNVASLCSTMFLMGPLNQLKRMCAKERALATAIMLTCLVLTMCSAFWWKNNGLALLFCILQFLAFAWYGLSYIPFARDAVIKAFSVCLK
- the LOC123728182 gene encoding gastrula zinc finger protein XlCGF8.2DB, whose protein sequence is MDDIERDNQHTDILQVQIKQEDGEEPHDIEDRLKSSNTGEQKPCHICPDCGKSYTRSDNLKTHQKIHMTERPYLCSECGKGFTRTDHLKSHLKTHERKKNKLKHPCTDCVKGFVHLEQLEKHLERNHLTHKEKKPHGCPRCDESFSDLEELTTHLPVHTEELALYCSDCGKRFLHKGKFERHQRVHSGQMPYICTHCGEGFTQAHSLKHHQRIHTGEKPYLCNECGESFRHDATYRRHKRKHELPLSEKKAYPCSVCGKTFTRSDGVMRHLRRFHYGERALQCSCCDKRFFQQDTLTTHMRIHTGEKPYSCSDCGRSFSQDGDRKKHQKRHHTGEGTSPLTLHVDGTETHKRTL